AACCATTCATCAGAATGAGTTCTTATATTGCAACTCAGTTTAGTGGGATAGTTTTATCCGAACGTGGATTCTGCTCTGCAAAAGGTTACATTATTCCTGTAAAAGATGTCTGACTGAACCActaaattgcaaaaaaattgaaaaaaaaaatgaaatatggaGAAAGGTAAAAGCAGGTAAACAGAAAAATACCTACCGCCTTTGCCAGAGTCTTTGTCCTTTCCTCTGATATCATTGTCCGGGTTCAGGGCGTCTTCAAGATCGAAGTCCCCAAAATCTATCAGCCAAAAGAATTACTCACTGCATAACTAATGAAATATGCAGGGTAccaactgttattttaatatgtGAAAAACAAGTGACAGTGAAAAACAGATGTGTAATATGAGATGTGAATCAAAACAATGCTTCAGATTTTATGCCACGAAGATACAACCCACACAATCTCACAAGACAAGATGACAATGAAGACAAATGTGGATGTGATCAAATTGTGTGCTGTGATATTGAGGTGTAAGACACGCTGAAGAAGTTCATAGAAGGAGTTAAGTTGACATCCACCAGAAAATCTGTGCTTGTGGCCATGACTTATTTTGTCTGCCATAATTCTATTATAGATTACATCACATGAGTACAAACTAAAGCATGTTTTATATTTGCTGAGATCTATGAAAGATATGCAATTtagtaataatgtattattagGAACTGTGCCTTCTGTTTTATCTGAATCTGGAAGAACATTCAGAGCATTATATGCAAAATGATGCTAAACAAGCCATGATCGCTTTTATTACCAGACTCAGTCAAAAGTGAACACTGTTAAACAAAATATCTAATCATTCTGGGCTTTCATCCCACTTTAAAACTGGCTTTGAATACACATATctacatgacaaaaaaaacacgGACACAAACACGATGAACAGTTCTACGGTGAGATTGACAGCACGGTAACAAACCAGACTGGGCTTCCCGAGGGCCAACAGAGGTTCGGAGAGGACTAGGGGGTGTTCGGGGCAACAGGCCCGGCCGAATGGTGGTGTCAAACAAATCAGTGAATATCTCTTCTGTTAGTGGAGGTTAGTTAATATGTTAGTATTGTAAAGCATTTGACATACAGAGGGTTCTGTGTATTCAAACCTATGATGAAGTCTGATTAGTAAGCACCAAAATACAGGATATTCATGAGATATTTCCTTTTACATTATACATTCTTTAACATTCAAAATAGGCTACTTTCCAACCTTCACTGTTTTTTTACATAGATAAACTTATGAGCTCTTAAGAACATTTCTATCAGGGTAAATGTCCTGCTGACTCGTCATAACACAagacacaaaacatattttagcACTCAAAGATGTTAACAGCTCCAGTTGTTACTGAAGAAGGTTAGTAGGGATATTTGTTTTATGTTCATCTCAAGCAGAACAAGCATTTGAGATACATTAAGTGCCTCTCACCTGATTGTTTGGGCTTGGCCTTTGTTGGTTCCTGGACTGGGGGATTAACAGGTTTAAGACTGGGTTTCACTGTTGAACACATTAACATCATTTTATCTAATTaaatttctttaattattataaagttattataaagGTCATAAATGATCACATCATTTAATTTGGAAAAAGGCTCATTTAACAGCCTTTGCTCTGCTTATTACAGTGCTATTAATTACAACAAACAATGATTACCCTCACCTGCTCCTCCTGCTGGGTCCACTTTAGGTGGTGAGGCAGCTGgagaattaaaaaaactaaatgtaatatacaaaataaaatccgTCTGACACtgcactaaaaatatttttgtatacagTGTATCAGACTAAaattgctacagtaaaaacctgttaattggttaaCAGATAAGTTAACTCGCTACGGTGAAAAACTAATAGATCTAACCTtacaattaatgtaattttacagtaaaatactgttagatgtacagtggaagtgaaaaagaacaagTAATCTTATAGTTTACAGAGAACATTTAGAACATTTAACTTTTTTGTAAATTTCAGGTTTAAACTAAAGTAAacaattttgctttttttttaagaattattgTCAACCACagctttttctgtaaaaaaaaaatatatatatatttttgtacagTGTAAGGCAAATCCCTTTCCTGCTGTCATCATTATAACTGTCATACTCACTTAGTTCATCTTTGTCAAACACACCTGCCAAGGCCAGATCCTGACTTATTCcttcaaaacacacaaaataagaaacattcacaaaatattttgtgcaatcatattttgaacaaacaaaatgAGCATTCAAATTATGAACGAGcatgtcattaaaataatttataaaacggTTTGTTTCAgtatttgattctgattggtcaacagcTGTGTTATTTTCACCATAAAGCACAGCTGCACTCATAACATAAACAATCAATATAGAACCTTTCCATGTATTATGTATTTCAGCAAATAtacatgtttattatttatcTAATCAATTGTAAAAGACCCCAGCTGGTGTTGTTAGGTCATTCACCTTTCATTTTTAGGCCACTCCCTTTCTGCCATCAAAGAAAGTCTTCTCATATGGGAGATATGTTGATGTGTGTGTACCTTATTGCTTTCATATAAATGCATGATTTTGTTTACGCAGATCATCCAAAGCCTGTAATATTCTTATTTGACTGCAATACTGGCAGCATCAGGTAACGTTACCATAAAACAAATCtcaaatgatggatggatgctaATGCTAAAAGTGGATCAGATGCCCAGCTTTACTAAAGACTCTTTATAATACAAATTCCACAGTAGTGTCGCTGCATTCCTGGATTTGaacaaagacaagaaaaaaatagcTTACAAATGCATTCTTCAAGCACAAAGGGACAGAAAATATTTTGTGCTCATGTAGCACACAAAAAAGATGTTTCTACAAAGATTCTTTCCCCATGTGTCATTTTTGGTGGTACATTTCTAAATGGTTTCTTCTGTAATAAGCCAGACTCAACTCTCCGTGTCTTATGTAATGAATGTATGCCATATATTTTTAGCACTGGGTCACAGATAATGGGGTGCAATACTCTACTGGGGTCAGACTTACACTTCTATAGCTATTTCTTTATATGTCTCTTTTAATATGTAAATCCCattgtctttttctaaatttGGTTGTTTTAATGCACTTAAGGTTTAGCTAAAAGTTAAAAGCAACAGCTAGTCCTGCAGCGCTGCCAAAGCCAGCTCAGCACTGGCAGACGGTTATGTGATCAATACATCACGTGACAGCAGTTAATCTATCTCATGTTTTCCCATTCACAATAGATACCTATGGGCTTAAATACAGTACATTAGTTCATACGTTTCAATGTTGGGTTGCATTGGTTATTCACAGATATTTGATAAATTACTGACAAATATAttggaattaaaatgaaaacatgaacCTAATGCCTAAAACAGAGGTAAAACTATATGCTCATAAATACACAATAAGTCTTCAAGTTAGGGAGTGTAAACGTATATCTAATTACATATACAACACTGGGGTGTGGCTGACAGGAAAAGGGGAGGAGCAATTTAACTCTGCCAGAACTGAAGCTGACTTGCCTCATTCATTTCAATAGTGGGTTAGTTAAGGGGATTTTTATACAAAATACCATTCGTACTTCGAACAGTATTTCAAGTAGTCTTTTTCAGAAAAGGATGTCATTGTTTTTCATACGCCTACATGATTTTACTCATACAAGCATGGAATCTTTGACATTTAACTCGTGTGTGCCTCACACCATAAGAGGGGAAACACAGTAACCCCCTGTGATGAAATGATGGTATCTTCCTATCTTCCGCAGTCTCCAAAAAATGCCAAACTCCTCTGCTGTACCTGGGCGCATTGTGGCTTCTTATGCGCATGCGCTCTGACTCCCAGCCTCCCAGCGAAGGCTACCTGTACCGTGCAAGGATGAGGAGACTGTGGAAATAATACTGTTCTGTGAATAGATTTAATGTCAAGCCGTACTGAACAGTATTGTTTTGATTTTCTTTCAAGCCCAGATATAAAACAGGATTAATGCCGTTAGATAACGTAAATGAAGcatttaattttctgttaaattggcataatattaatataatttgaatttaaaatacatGACGATGAAATAAGAGAAACATCATTAAGATACACATATATGTGATGCACTCTGTTAAAAAAAGAACCAAATTTATTCATAGCAATATCTTAAATAGTCCTAAATACATGTTTGCGCAAGTGGAAAAAATTACAGATTAATATTAGTGATGCCCTTTGAATATTCAGTGGTCAAGAACAGCAATATTCTTCTCATCCTCATTAATATGCTTAACGAacagatttaaaatgtttaattcaatttaattcatcgTATTTAGATCATTTACATCATTTGTTGAGCCTCAGCATGCCGTGCACAGCGCCGTGGCAATGGCTCGACCCAGACAGATGATCCAGACCCAGACAGATGTTAAAAGACGGTGATTTGTGTGATTCCTGCACCCCGTGTTCTCCATAAAAATGAGCCTACATTAAAGTCAAAGTCTAAATGCTTTAAATCAATGCTTGCCTAAGGTGCCGACAAAATGATTGAAGTAGGCATGGCACAGGGTTCAACAAAGAGGGGCGCAGCGCTTACCTTTCACTACCAGCAGAGAAAAGACCGCTAGGAGCGTCCATGTCGAGAGCTTTTTCCCCATGCTGAAAGTCTGAAATGGCACCGGGATAACAGCGATATTAAATATTGGCAGTAGGTGATGTATATATGACTCTTTGCCCTTGAGGCCTAAGGGTAACGTGATTTTAAAGAGTCTTAGCTTCTCTCTTAGAGCAGAAAAGCCTGCGCGAGAGCCTGCAGTGCGAATGAGCGAGCACGAGATTCACAGCCGCGTTTAGATCACGTTTCCATACACCGGCTTTAGGGCGGATCCTTAAACTCCGCTCCCCTTTTTACTCAGAGCGCACCGTTTTTACAAATAGACGAAACAACCTATTATTCTTGCTTTAGCTAAAAATAAATGATAGTTATGTTAACATACTAGTGAACTTTGTGGTTAGTTGGATGTGCGATAAGAACGTTGCTCGAGGAGATAAGATGACCTTTCGTGCATTTGGCTATTCGCTTGGAAGGACTGAATTAGGATAATTGTGCGTCTCTGAATAATTAAGTGACTTGCACAATTGACTTCAGTTAATAAATTATATGTTGGGTTAACACTTGGATACCATGTCAATTTATGTGTTAAAAAGTTGTacgcattaattaattaattgcacttttggaaaagaaaaaaatatacagcAGCTGTAacagttaataaaataaacagtataaAGTCTAAAACCACTGGCACTTGTGCAAATAAAGGACAGTTAAAAACCTACAAGCATGAGAACATTTGAAACAGGctgaattgttttaaatacaGACAGTCCTTTCTATGGTATGGCATATATCTATTTTGCTATTATTAGATACTTAATTTGCATAGATATTACATGTTGGAGTGTTATTGCAACTAAAACACTATTATATTGTCATACAGTGGTGTGcacggggtggggggggggttgtcaTATTATCAGCATGCATAACTGTCAATCACTAACTGGCAAATATAGTAATTTATGAGTTTGACTCTTCTGGTTGGTCAACTGTTTTTCTAAGTGCTTTTTTATTATCCACTTTTATAAAAGAAGGCTTAAACAACCAGTGTATGCATGTACTGTTGAGTTCTGATGTTCTCTTTAACTTCTCAAACCTAAGATTATAGCAAGTCGATACTGAGAGTAGAAATGGGCACTTACATTATATCTGTGCTTTACTGTAAGACGATGAAACACAGTAAATGTAAATTGAATGTGCGACAGTGACTCATCCGTTCTTTGTGGtatgatcacagaaaatatatttaaatggatGCATAATCTTGATAATATGTggccctggatcacaaaaccagtcataaatacCACAGGTATCATATAGCAATATACACTTTATGGGTCacaattatcgatttttcttttataccaaaaaaagtcattaggatattaagtaaagatcatgttccatgaagatattttgtaaatttcctaccataaataacatatcaaaacgtaatttttgattagtaatatccattgctaagaacttcatttggacaacttttaagGCGATTAgatatttttgcaccctcagattccagtataaagtataaatctcagtaataataaaaataaatgacccTTATGATTTTCcatgtgttcttgttttaagTTAGCTTTTTAACACTATCAATTCCGGTTTTgtcttgaatttctttttttttaaacatgtttttgattaaattgaTTAAACTGAAATTAGGTCTTGTGGTTAACAGAACCtcaatatattttcatgttttacaagttcacccttacatctaatctgatagCAAATAGTAAGTATATTTTGGCACACTGGGAGGGCTCCGAGCCCGGAATATAGCCCGACCCCAGAGAACTCCCCAATTCCTGATATGGGATGAAAATAAATTAGGAGTGAGAAGTTGAAGGAGAGATGCCCGAAAAGTGTCATAGGACAGAGGCAGGTAGTTAGGATGCTTAGCTAAATGAGTTACATCTGTGCCGAATTGGTTGATTATTTGACCGTGCTCCTTAGGAACCTTGTTAGTAAACATAATTTAATTCTATAACATAAAATACATTAGTAAAAGGCCCATTTGAAAAAGCTTTTTGCTAACAAGTGGTCAATGAGACTTGGGCATGGGAAGTTGTGCGTGAGAAGTCATGTCCTAATGGTTAAAGATTTGGATTCATAACCCAAAGGTTTGAGTCTTGTACTAggagggattgtaggtggggggagtgaatgttcAACCACAATTTTACATACCACTTCCCTTCCCGTCCCCTGTAGGAAATACAAAaagtacttttttatatttatttcatattaagtTTTTGttgtatatacttttttattttaaaaaattcattAGTTTCTATGGCATTCAATACTATTTGCTAAAATGTTTTGGATTtccttttttcaatatttttttttttgtagagtaCCATTTATCAGTGtcttcacaaatgcacacaatcaCTACACTAAACTGATGGCACAGACATTGATTAACCGAATTCTTTTCTAAACAAACATTTGCATAGATGGGTGAACACAATCACCTTATTTTGTAAATGTGACAAATTTGTCATAAAAATTTGCCATTTCCTACAGTGGTTAATGAACCGGAAGTCTCGCACATTCACAGTTGTCAGTGTGCCACTTCGACTTGGAGTGCGAACACAAAAAACTGCCTTCCAACATGCAAGTGTgaatttgaattttaatattcagatgtaactacaaaattatatttttagcaaCAAACACTCAATATGGGTTCAATATTGTGCACagagggataaaaagtaccccatgtgtacaatgctgcatttttaatgttgtgggcctatatttctgctggaggtcctggacatcttgtttagatacatggcatctttaattctatcaaataccaacagataaaaaaaatcaatacgtgactgactctgttagaaatcttataatgggtcatgtttggatcttccaactggacaataatccaaaaacaaaccattaaaaacaatacaaaaatgggtcactgggcaggaaaccaagcttctgctatggccattccagttcCTAGACCTGCACCGTAAGGAGTctggtgaactgaagagaagcacCATCATGGAGCTGGGAATCGGAAGGATCTGGaatgattctggatgaaggatcTCTTGTCAGGTGCTCTGTAACCTCATCCGGCATTAcaggagaaaactcagagctgttattatgctaaatggaggtttcaaaaagtattgaataaaagataCTGTTAACTTTGTCCAATGCTGTTAGAGAAAAACATGTATGTCATAATGATATTTCATTATGACATAAATGAGATTAGTGGGGCAGCtgtagcctaatggttagagagctggactagttaccagaaggtcgccgGTTTGAGTCTCgttgctggcaggagttgtaggtgggagggagtgaatgaacagtgctctcttccaccctcaatacccatagTTGaagagcccttgagcaaggcactgaacccccagttgctccccgggcactggatctatagctgcccactgctctgggtgtgtgttcacttctcactgctgtgtgtgtgcacttggatgggttaaatgcagagcaccagttctgagttaccatacttggcaaatgtcacgactttcccttccccccattttaaattcttattctccaatgaaaggttagagttttgtgtgtttttttttataaaagatccaaaattattattaataataataatgcagattCTGACCACGTGTGTTCATCTGATCATGACATGCGCAATTTATCTTATTCTAGAAAAGCTGCTCACCCAGTGCACCCAAAGCTGCAGCTCACATTATGAATGTACAAAatagtaaaatacaaaaaataaatagaaaatagtattttgtattttaaatacatgctTCTGAAATACTGCATATGACAGTGTAAAACATTGAGAAAATTATATACAAAGGAACATGAAACAAgtcaaaatatttttgtgtgtgtgtgtgtcccgatTTAAATTGAACACCAAATTTTGCTGGTCTTGCTCTTTTCAGGTTCAACACTGAAGACATCTATCATAGTAatagtataatataaaacaaaattggACTTTTATCTGCTACATCCTATAAAATATCAGTTAAGAAAGTAAGTACATATGGACCTTGCGGTATATCATAACAGGGCAAGCTGCTTCTCGCTTGTGCATCTGCAAATGCTTTGCAGTCTTTTTTTATGTGGTGGTAAATATGATTTCAAGCGCCACACTGGAAACGTCTCACAGCGTACAGTTTAAATGCACACAAAACATTAAACCATTGTTATAATACCATCTTTCAGGTGCCTTCAGCTAAGTGTCCCGACACCTGAAAAATTGAACAGTACGTGAATGTGTGAAATAACCTTCATAGCACCTAATAGTGCTGTACACATGATTATATCAGCCTTGATACTGTCTACCAGTTGcagtgtatttttgtttttgcattgttGTCTTTTTTCTCTCAATTATGATTAATCATATAATTATGaagtacttttttattattatagtgacAGTCTTTGGCAGTCTTTTGATCTTGTAGTAAGCCTCCAATAATCCATCCTTTGTATTTTGATGGATATCATTACTACGGTAGATGTTAAAGCGAAGAAGcacgaaaaataaaatacaacaacaaaagaatGTACAATAATGGGAACCTGGTGTTTATTTCTTAGCAGGTTTGCCAAGCATCCTCTAAATCCAAGCTGACAAAGTGTCGTCCATATCTTAACATGAAAAGGTCCAAAACTGAAGCCCTGAAGAATTTTCTGGGCAAGTTCTCTAAGCATCCTCAGAAGTTAAGAGGCTGGGCATTACATACGAAAACTCACACCAGGACCAATCTGGAAGAAGCGAGAGGAATGGAGGTTGTTTTGAATCGGCGAGACTGCCTGGCCAATCAGACCGGTCTCGTGTTGAGCTAGCGCGAGGCTGAGCGCATGGGCTTTAAAGCGGAGAGAGAAGGGAAGACAGTGGCGAGATTTCAATCAACTCAACAACACAGGTACGGAAAACCGTCTTATATTTAACACAACAAattccattcatttttagctacaatatttaattttatacacatttacttttttttttaaattaaatgtgaaactaACATTTATTTCCCTAAAAcagaataaatgttattattattttttttttttcatatctgaAGGTCAAGTTATGTATATTATTGGCGTTTTGTCTTTCTGAGATATATTGCCTATTTTTCATAAATCACAGAAATGTGAACGAAATCAAACTATTTTTATAGAGGTCAAACGCATTTTTCTGATTTGCTGTTATCAGCACTTACTATGTTTTCCTTCCCTTTAACTGCAAGATTAAAAGTTATTGAACTGATTCTTATCACTAACTGTATTCTTTACGCGCATCGCTGCTGAATATGGCTCGCTATGTCCTGTCTATGAACCACCCTGCCTTCTTCTATACAGACCGATTTCGATTACATCTTTACGTAATGAAATTTTTTTGTCTACAAGATCATTCGCTTAtgcaatatttttgtactctCTATCTTATTATGTGAAATATGGATGTGTATACGCGTTAGAAACATGTTATCGCATTTTTCCTTTTCCATCTTAAACAAGCGCGCTTGCCGTGTATTAAAATGGCTGGCGATTGAGACCATTGACGAGCAGCTATTCCTTCATGCAGCAAGGACGGGAAAATTTCAGACAGAAAACCTACATTTTAGATGCAAAACTGCCCTTTCCTTTCGTTTTCGCTCTGGATTGTCTATCTTTAAGTCTTTAGATTAAAATAAAGACAGTGCACAACGATTTTTCATGTTTTCCAGCTTGACAGTTGCGCTGAATATACTCGCATAGGCAATGGCTGGCTCTAGTCTTTGTTAAGGCAGCACTGCGCCAAGCGACAGCTAGGGCTCAACTTAGAAAAACAGTTCAAAACGCTAAAATATGGTCTGAAAGCcttttacagtcattttaaactaaaagtacaacatttattttagttgataaatatgtttttcttttaattagaaACCTTGGGTCGTTGGAATCGTCTTTTAAACCCGAGGGGGTGTGTATTGCTTTGTTGCACGGTCAACCCATCTGTTTGCTCGCTCTGCATAGAAGccattttaatgaatgaagaacAGCAGCGCGAGGCAGAGCTTATACCAGTTACTAGGCTATATATAACAGCCCCTATATGCTTGTAAACAGGCAGAATGCTGTAATGCGTACTTATAACCCAAGAACAGCGATTGAgctcaaaattaaatattaataaggtgaaaaagatttgaaaaataaagaataGTTTCTGTCATGAGGATGCATTCATGTGAAGGATGTTGAATAATTCTAGCAGATGGCCTTTCTGGTTTTAGTTTTATAGGCTGCCACCAGTGTCTTCACATGTGTGCTGCTGTATGACCTATAATACTGTGTATGGAGGTAATTTGTGTCGGTGCAATAGAGTAGTCCAAACTTTttctaataataacaaataataaaatctgtATTGTTAATTGCTATAGCACATTGTATTTTCCAAAAATAGCTGTGAACACCAAATCAGTCTCATTAATAATCAGTTCACATCCCCCATGCAAGAAGGACGGGTCTGGAATTCCCTTTGTGTATCATCTTAGTCTAATAAGCCCTGCACCCCACTGATGTAAGAAATgttgtactatttaaaaaaattaaaaaaatacaatgggtCACTGTGTGTTTTAATCTGTTTCTGAAAGCCACACCTtaccaaaaatgtattattattattattattttctgttgttttatGCTCTTTTTTTCCCTATCATTTTAGATAAAAATTCAAAAGAGAAGACTTTATTGGACAACTCACAAATATGGCAAAAGGAGACCCAAGAAAGCCCAAGGGCAAGATGTCTTCTTATGCCTACTTCGTTCAGACATGCAGGGAGGAACACAAGAAGAAAAGCCCCGAGATTCCTGTCAGCTTTTCCGAATTCTCCAAAAGATGCTCTGCGAGATGGAAGGTGAGATTTGAACTGAAATGTTCTGATATTATTTGACTCAAATGATTGAAACAGAGCAATGCAGAAGTACTTTCATATTCTCAGTGGAAAACGCTATTGATTTGTTTTGCTTAGGCGATGTCCGTTAAAGAGAAATCCAGGTTTGATGACATGGCCAAACAAGATAAGGTGCGTTATGATCAAGAGATGATGCACTACATGCCCGAAGGCAAGAGAGGCAAGAAGAAGGATCCCAACGCACCCAAGAGACCACCGTGAGTAGTAGACCTGACACACATTACCTCAATTACTAAAACTGTCTATATGCAGTTATTATGAAGGACATGTTGTTAATTTGATGCATGCAGAAAGGGTTTTTATCGCTATCCTGCCTTATATTATAATATTCCAGCATTTTAATGATTTATGTACTGTACAAGGTTCTGAATGacagttttatataaatatatatatatatatatatatatatatatatatatatatatatatatatatatatatatataaactattaatgtagtttaaaatatTCACTACATACCACGTTATTGCTTATAAGCATTATCCTACAAATcctgatgaataaataaattttgtCACCTTTTTTGATCAACAGCTCTGGATTTTTCCTGTTCTGCTCGGAACATCGTCCACAAATCAAGGCTCAGTATCCCAGCTTGGGTATCGGAGATGTGGCCAAAAAACTCGGCGAGATGTGGAACAGCCTCACAGATGGCACCAAACAGCCCTATCTGATAAAGGCCAACAAGCTGAAGGACAAGTATCAAAAGGCATGTCTTGATCTAGATGCTTCAGTAGTCCACCATGTAACATTTCACGATTGCAGTGTTTTACAATATAACGACGTTTCAACTCTTTGCGCAGGATGTTGCGGATTACAAGACGAAGGGCAAGGCTGGGGGTGTGTCCATGGGTATGGGaatgatggggaattgtatggCTCCAAAACCCATGATGAAGAGCAATatggatgatgaggatgatgatgaggaggaagaCGAAGAAGAGGACGATGATGAATATGATGACGATGAATAGACTGTCGTTTTTGTGTACTTGATCAGTTATGATTATAATAACTATTTCTCCCCCATTGAAGTACAGTAGATACGGAATACACTGGTGGTCTTACATAGCCCCATTGTTGTTTTAATAGAGGTGGAGTGTTTTGTGTGCTGTTGGTAAGAGACTCAGTATCACAGTTTCTTACTTCCAGCTTTGTGTGCGTGTGAGCGCATGTGCACATGTCAAGATCTCACTTCCACCATGGTAGCCCAGTGTCTTCCTAGCCCATCTTTGTATCCTTTTACCAGTTGTATAACAAAAGGCCTTTAAACTTGTAATACCCTTCCTGTATATGTAAATCCCTgacctatatatattttttgttggtttgtttaagAGGCTCCTGAGTGTGTAGCTCTGTATTTGGTTGACATTGAGTAGATATTGTTTATGATTGTAGTATGTTGCATGTGGAAAGGTGTTATAGTTTGGAACTGTGCACCGATATCGGACATTTCATGCTGAATCATTAGCTTCCTCTTCCTTGTCcaatttaggaaaaaaaatcaGTGCAGAAGAGCAGTTGCCACCAGCACGTCAGTTAGTCCTGTTGCAGGGGTGTGCACTATATGTTGTTTACTATACTACATGATATATTGGCACATCCATGATCAATGTAGGAAAGATATTTGTATTATCTTTCCTTTATATTAACTGTTGTGTGATCTAGGAATGCACTATAGAAATGCTGATTTGTGTTAAATGCTGGCATAAATCtggcataaaaaataataaagttagctttgagaaaaaagaaaaaaaaaagccctgataatatctaaacataaaatgTCAATACTGGCCAATATCGATACGGTCACTGATGtattgtgcatccctagtttaATACTTATTTTTTTGTTGAATATAAAGTAAGGAAACGATGCAGATGATAAATCTGCACTTATCTGTATCTATGATTTTCATTTTATATGTTTGAGGTTT
The genomic region above belongs to Carassius carassius chromosome 3, fCarCar2.1, whole genome shotgun sequence and contains:
- the hmgb3a gene encoding high mobility group protein B3a; this translates as MAKGDPRKPKGKMSSYAYFVQTCREEHKKKSPEIPVSFSEFSKRCSARWKAMSVKEKSRFDDMAKQDKVRYDQEMMHYMPEGKRGKKKDPNAPKRPPSGFFLFCSEHRPQIKAQYPSLGIGDVAKKLGEMWNSLTDGTKQPYLIKANKLKDKYQKDVADYKTKGKAGGVSMGMGMMGNCMAPKPMMKSNMDDEDDDEEEDEEEDDDEYDDDE